One window from the genome of Aminivibrio pyruvatiphilus encodes:
- the plsX gene encoding phosphate acyltransferase PlsX, which produces MILALDAMGGDHGPSEVCRGAISACEEHPDLELVLVGQSSDIEPLLAGVSRDVSGRISIVHAEERIGMDEHPTVAIRKKRRSSLRVAMEMVRSGEASGCVSAGNTGAIVAGGVLVVGRIAGIDRPALGVALPTLNKYTFLLDVGATVRSKPENLFQFAHMGNVYSKKILGVSEPQVALLANGSEEIKGDEVIAGAKTLIKASGLNFSGYVEGDDIPYSRADVVVCDGFSGNVVLKFAEGLMSAVYSILKEEMGHRIMPKFGMVFMIPMMKDLWARFNYEKHGGTPLLGVNGIVVKAHGRSKAPAITNALRVARNFVLQNGVELIREELG; this is translated from the coding sequence TTGATTCTTGCCCTGGATGCCATGGGCGGTGACCATGGCCCTTCAGAAGTTTGCAGGGGAGCGATTTCCGCCTGCGAAGAGCACCCTGATCTCGAACTTGTTCTCGTGGGCCAAAGCTCTGATATTGAGCCGCTGCTCGCAGGAGTGTCACGGGACGTTTCCGGGAGAATTTCCATTGTCCATGCGGAAGAACGGATAGGCATGGACGAGCATCCTACGGTCGCCATCCGAAAGAAACGCCGCTCGAGCCTTCGTGTAGCTATGGAAATGGTCCGGAGCGGCGAGGCTTCGGGATGTGTTTCCGCCGGCAACACGGGAGCGATTGTAGCTGGTGGCGTTCTGGTTGTGGGACGGATTGCGGGAATCGACCGGCCCGCCCTTGGAGTGGCTCTCCCGACGCTCAACAAGTACACCTTTCTGCTCGACGTGGGGGCGACCGTTCGGAGCAAGCCCGAAAACCTGTTTCAGTTTGCTCACATGGGCAACGTGTATTCAAAAAAAATCCTCGGTGTTTCCGAGCCCCAGGTTGCACTCCTGGCGAACGGGTCGGAAGAAATCAAGGGCGATGAGGTCATAGCGGGAGCGAAAACTCTCATTAAGGCCAGCGGCCTGAATTTCTCCGGTTACGTTGAAGGAGACGACATTCCCTACAGCCGGGCCGATGTTGTCGTCTGCGACGGCTTTTCGGGGAACGTGGTGCTCAAGTTTGCGGAAGGCCTGATGTCGGCGGTGTACTCCATACTCAAGGAAGAGATGGGACACAGAATAATGCCCAAGTTCGGAATGGTCTTCATGATTCCCATGATGAAGGACCTCTGGGCACGGTTCAACTATGAGAAACACGGAGGCACCCCCCTCCTCGGAGTAAACGGGATCGTTGTGAAGGCCCACGGCCGGTCCAAGGCCCCGGCTATCACGAATGCCCTGAGAGTGGCACGGAATTTCGTTCTGCAGAACGGCGTCGAGCTTATCAGAGAAGAGCTGGGGTAA
- a CDS encoding RsmD family RNA methyltransferase: MKEVRPTSGIVLQALFNILGDLRGKAFLDLFSGTGRVARLARDRGAAPVAAVEILPRRVKDIRSLFSGDDDVTILTMDVRRAVGFLRRKGFLFDVIFADPPYGEGWPSVLGPILFPPEGSLLAPGGTAVVEHSSREEMPEGEGWQVIDSREYGDSVLTFLSSAGRGGEE, encoded by the coding sequence GTGAAGGAAGTCCGTCCAACCTCCGGGATAGTACTGCAGGCCCTTTTCAACATTCTCGGCGATCTGCGCGGCAAGGCGTTCCTCGACCTGTTTTCCGGTACGGGAAGAGTTGCCCGCCTGGCGAGGGACCGTGGAGCGGCCCCTGTGGCGGCTGTCGAAATTCTGCCCCGGAGGGTGAAGGACATCAGGTCCCTTTTTTCCGGAGATGACGATGTTACCATACTGACTATGGATGTCAGAAGAGCCGTCGGTTTTCTGCGGAGAAAGGGCTTTCTTTTCGATGTGATATTCGCTGACCCTCCCTACGGGGAAGGGTGGCCTTCCGTCCTGGGGCCGATTCTCTTTCCCCCCGAAGGATCCCTTCTCGCTCCGGGGGGAACGGCGGTTGTGGAACATTCCTCAAGGGAGGAGATGCCGGAAGGGGAAGGCTGGCAGGTTATTGACAGCCGGGAATACGGAGACTCGGTCCTGACATTTCTCTCGTCTGCCGGGAGAGGGGGAGAAGAATGA
- the trmB gene encoding tRNA (guanosine(46)-N7)-methyltransferase TrmB: MNRAIVSPEKEDLPLEMDRGKTGADVFLEIGFGNGEFLENLAGVNRQGVFWGVEMSKACLMRAWKRIEKKDLLNAFLVCGDARFILKECVPSCSLQGIYMNFPCPWPKKKHSKRRVSSGEFSAEIARVLRPGGFFELVTDEEWYGREVRDALSSHPALSLSAWEINPPRSIRTKYERKWLDMGKKIFLSRFSKRDGNCERKSGFLGRAENVHIRVMGKHDLDSFLGSLYGAEGGVPDARWVFRKQYAAGDGVRLIEVVASDGAFEQKFFLQAVQREEDVLIKVSPYSAPFLTPSVKGAIENLAEKLGPRAGEKSLCGQS, encoded by the coding sequence ATGAACAGAGCCATTGTTTCGCCCGAGAAGGAGGATCTTCCCCTGGAAATGGACCGGGGAAAGACCGGAGCGGATGTGTTTCTCGAGATAGGATTCGGCAACGGAGAATTTCTCGAGAACCTCGCCGGAGTAAACAGGCAGGGGGTTTTCTGGGGCGTTGAAATGTCAAAAGCCTGCCTGATGAGAGCCTGGAAAAGAATTGAAAAAAAGGATCTCCTCAATGCTTTCCTTGTATGCGGAGACGCCAGGTTCATTTTGAAAGAATGCGTTCCCTCCTGTTCTCTTCAGGGTATTTATATGAATTTTCCCTGCCCGTGGCCGAAAAAGAAGCATTCGAAGAGAAGGGTGTCGAGCGGAGAATTTTCGGCGGAAATCGCAAGGGTGCTCAGGCCCGGAGGTTTTTTTGAACTGGTCACGGACGAGGAATGGTACGGGAGGGAAGTACGGGACGCCCTTTCATCCCACCCGGCGCTTTCGCTCAGCGCATGGGAAATTAATCCCCCGAGAAGTATCAGGACAAAATATGAACGAAAATGGCTCGACATGGGGAAAAAGATATTTCTGTCACGATTTTCGAAAAGAGACGGGAACTGCGAAAGGAAGTCCGGTTTCCTTGGGAGGGCTGAAAACGTGCATATTCGCGTAATGGGAAAACATGATCTGGATTCTTTTCTCGGCAGTCTCTATGGCGCTGAAGGCGGCGTGCCTGATGCCCGCTGGGTGTTCAGGAAACAGTACGCTGCCGGAGACGGAGTCCGTTTGATTGAAGTGGTCGCCTCCGACGGAGCTTTCGAACAGAAGTTTTTTCTCCAGGCGGTCCAGCGTGAGGAAGACGTGCTTATCAAAGTGTCGCCGTATTCCGCACCCTTTCTGACTCCCTCGGTAAAGGGCGCCATCGAAAATCTCGCTGAAAAGCTCGGGCCCCGCGCAGGCGAAAAGTCTCTTTGCGGGCAGAGCTGA
- the fabK gene encoding enoyl-[acyl-carrier-protein] reductase FabK, producing MKHDSGAAFSENRITRLFGCRYPLVQGGMAWVADASLAAAVSNGGGLGLIAAANMPPDLLEIQLQKVRTLTDRPFGVNIMLMSPTVDQVIDLVAKYRVPIVTTGAGSPGKVIEILKPLGTIIVPVIASVAQAKRVEKQGADAVVAEGMEAGGHIGELTTMVLIPQIADSVEIPVIAAGGIADGRGVAAAFALGAEGVQVGTRFICCEESTVHRAYKEAVINARDRSNVVTGRFTGHPVRCLKNKLTAKFEELEKGGASVEEYERLGAGKLRAAVVDGDVEWGSVMAGQSAALVNAILPAADIIKELFSGAEHVVDSLPGKIFR from the coding sequence ATGAAGCATGACTCCGGCGCTGCTTTCAGCGAAAACAGAATTACCCGTCTTTTCGGGTGCAGGTACCCCCTGGTCCAGGGAGGCATGGCCTGGGTAGCGGATGCCAGTCTTGCCGCTGCGGTGAGCAACGGCGGAGGGCTTGGCCTCATCGCCGCGGCGAATATGCCCCCCGACCTTCTCGAGATCCAGCTGCAGAAGGTGAGGACCCTGACTGACAGGCCCTTCGGGGTTAACATCATGCTCATGTCGCCCACCGTCGACCAGGTTATCGACCTGGTGGCCAAATACAGGGTTCCCATTGTGACCACCGGAGCGGGAAGCCCGGGAAAGGTTATCGAAATTCTTAAGCCGCTGGGTACTATTATCGTTCCCGTTATCGCTTCGGTCGCCCAGGCTAAAAGAGTGGAAAAACAGGGGGCCGACGCCGTGGTGGCTGAAGGAATGGAGGCGGGCGGGCACATCGGGGAACTCACGACCATGGTCCTCATCCCTCAAATCGCCGATTCCGTGGAGATACCCGTCATCGCTGCCGGCGGCATTGCCGACGGCAGGGGAGTGGCAGCAGCCTTCGCCCTAGGAGCTGAGGGAGTTCAGGTCGGAACCCGTTTTATCTGCTGTGAGGAATCCACTGTTCACCGGGCCTACAAGGAAGCCGTCATCAACGCCAGGGACAGGAGCAACGTGGTGACAGGACGTTTTACGGGACATCCCGTACGCTGCCTGAAGAACAAGCTGACCGCAAAATTCGAGGAACTTGAAAAAGGCGGCGCCTCAGTGGAGGAATACGAACGGCTCGGCGCCGGAAAACTCCGTGCCGCGGTCGTCGACGGCGACGTGGAGTGGGGTTCCGTCATGGCGGGGCAGAGCGCCGCTCTCGTGAATGCCATTCTGCCCGCAGCCGATATCATTAAAGAACTCTTCTCGGGAGCGGAGCACGTTGTTGACTCCCTTCCCGGAAAGATTTTCAGGTGA
- a CDS encoding beta-ketoacyl-ACP synthase III, translated as MGFFSGVPVSIKGTGMYVPDKVLTNDDLSRMVETNDEWIRERTGICRRHIAAEGELTSDVAFRAARDALLNSGTDPLDLDMIIVATNSPDTLFPGVGPKVQGLLGAEKAGAFDVQSGCTSGVYALSLAAGGIASGIWKKVLVIGAEVLSPLIDWTDRNTCILFGDGAGAVVLGVSGEGEGRFISADLRSDGTKHDQITLSGGLVEHPASTETLENKLHFVSMKGNDVFRFVNRIIPPFLRQFCLDSGMEPEEINWWFFHQANQRIIERAAERLGISPEKVVINIDEYGNTSAASVFIALHEFFGAGGVQKGDRLLFTAFGAGMTYGGIIYEA; from the coding sequence ATGGGTTTTTTTTCCGGTGTTCCCGTTTCAATAAAGGGTACGGGAATGTATGTTCCCGACAAGGTACTGACGAATGACGATCTTTCCCGGATGGTCGAAACGAACGACGAGTGGATTCGGGAGAGAACCGGCATCTGCCGCCGGCATATTGCAGCGGAAGGAGAGCTGACAAGCGACGTTGCCTTCAGGGCGGCCCGCGACGCCCTCCTGAATTCCGGTACCGATCCCCTTGACCTTGATATGATTATTGTGGCGACGAACAGCCCCGATACTCTCTTTCCCGGAGTCGGCCCAAAGGTACAGGGCCTCCTCGGAGCGGAAAAGGCAGGCGCTTTTGACGTCCAGTCGGGATGCACGAGCGGCGTGTACGCCCTATCCCTGGCGGCCGGCGGCATTGCATCGGGGATCTGGAAAAAAGTCCTCGTCATCGGGGCCGAAGTTCTTTCTCCCCTGATAGACTGGACGGACAGAAACACATGCATCCTTTTCGGAGACGGTGCAGGCGCCGTGGTGCTCGGCGTGTCCGGAGAAGGTGAAGGCCGGTTTATTTCCGCAGACCTGAGATCCGACGGAACAAAACACGACCAGATCACCTTATCCGGCGGGCTAGTGGAACATCCGGCATCAACTGAAACTCTTGAAAACAAGCTTCATTTCGTTTCAATGAAAGGAAATGACGTCTTCCGGTTCGTAAACCGGATCATTCCGCCTTTTTTGCGCCAGTTCTGCCTTGACTCCGGAATGGAACCGGAAGAAATTAACTGGTGGTTTTTCCACCAGGCAAACCAGAGAATAATCGAGCGGGCGGCGGAACGTCTCGGAATTTCTCCCGAAAAAGTGGTCATCAACATCGACGAATACGGCAACACTTCAGCGGCTTCGGTTTTCATCGCTCTCCATGAATTTTTCGGGGCGGGCGGGGTGCAAAAAGGAGACAGGCTGCTCTTTACGGCTTTCGGAGCGGGCATGACCTATGGAGGTATTATCTATGAAGCATGA
- the rpmF gene encoding 50S ribosomal protein L32, whose amino-acid sequence MATPKSRVSHARTHKRKSEWIGALTAPEVTTCPHCGEVIQNYRACGECGFYRGRQVIKTASEEKKEA is encoded by the coding sequence ATGGCAACGCCGAAAAGCAGGGTATCCCATGCCCGTACACATAAAAGGAAGTCTGAGTGGATCGGGGCTCTTACTGCTCCGGAAGTTACGACGTGCCCCCATTGCGGTGAGGTGATCCAGAATTACCGGGCCTGCGGTGAGTGTGGTTTTTACCGGGGCAGGCAAGTGATAAAGACCGCCTCGGAAGAGAAAAAAGAGGCTTAA
- the coaD gene encoding pantetheine-phosphate adenylyltransferase has protein sequence MKRSISAVYPGSFDPITNGHIYIAERAAALFDEVVVSVLLNPQKKAAFSVEERKAMAREALSHLPNVKVDSFSGLLVDFLRQEQSRIIIRGLRALSDFEYEFQLALMNRQLAPEIETLFIVTEARYSYLSSHAVKEIYQFGGAVHDMVPPGVFRRLRERFPLPGNILP, from the coding sequence ATGAAACGGTCAATAAGCGCGGTGTACCCTGGTTCCTTTGACCCGATCACGAACGGGCACATCTATATTGCAGAACGGGCAGCCGCTCTGTTCGACGAGGTTGTGGTCAGCGTTCTGCTGAATCCCCAAAAAAAGGCGGCCTTTTCGGTTGAAGAGCGAAAGGCAATGGCCCGGGAGGCTTTGAGCCATCTTCCCAACGTAAAGGTTGACTCTTTTTCGGGCCTCCTTGTGGACTTTCTGCGGCAGGAGCAGAGCCGGATCATCATCAGGGGACTCCGGGCCCTTTCGGACTTCGAGTACGAGTTCCAGCTTGCCCTTATGAACAGACAGCTTGCTCCGGAAATCGAAACGCTGTTCATCGTCACCGAGGCGCGGTATTCATACCTGTCGAGCCATGCGGTGAAGGAAATTTACCAGTTCGGCGGCGCAGTCCATGACATGGTACCCCCCGGGGTCTTCCGGCGGCTCAGGGAACGTTTTCCCCTTCCGGGAAACATTCTCCCATGA
- a CDS encoding nucleotidyltransferase family protein, translating into MVGIYKKIIGIVAEYNPFHNGHLFHLGKARENKDDAIVVVLSSYFTQRGEPAIMSKWDRAESALRAGANLVLELPAFFSCHNAGVFAAGAVDILAAAGVVDSLSFGMEQPEFDTAPILDILVHEPSHFKDNLKKKLNSGFSYVKARAAALEEIHGGWGTFVSLPNNTLALSYMERIAKKGYCLSCRPVQRKGAGFHDTTLGDALPSAAAVRKALAEGNREKAQKALPSSTVGILSRCIRDGKVVLSGEMLWRLTRFLILRTPPEELARSSEMTEGMENRMKKYAALSTSWPGFVSQCITARYPRGRIQRQLIHFLLGIGHQENRKLQRSGPQYIRVLGADVVGMEILRKMRSAACLPVMGKAPAGLKGEGLLLAGIEQTACTVWEELTSVFSPGEEKKRHPLMGECFPEGENVP; encoded by the coding sequence ATGGTCGGAATATATAAAAAAATAATAGGTATTGTGGCCGAATATAACCCGTTTCATAACGGTCATCTTTTTCATCTCGGAAAAGCAAGAGAAAACAAGGACGACGCCATTGTTGTCGTGCTCTCTTCCTATTTTACCCAACGGGGCGAACCTGCCATAATGAGCAAATGGGACAGGGCTGAATCAGCACTCAGGGCCGGGGCCAATCTCGTGCTTGAACTGCCGGCTTTTTTTTCCTGTCATAACGCCGGTGTTTTCGCCGCAGGTGCTGTGGATATTTTAGCCGCCGCGGGGGTGGTGGATTCTCTTTCTTTCGGGATGGAGCAGCCCGAATTCGACACGGCCCCTATTCTTGATATTCTAGTGCACGAACCCTCACATTTCAAGGATAATCTGAAAAAAAAGCTGAATTCGGGATTTTCCTACGTCAAGGCCCGGGCCGCAGCCCTCGAAGAAATACACGGCGGGTGGGGGACTTTTGTGTCGTTGCCGAACAATACTCTTGCTCTCTCATATATGGAAAGAATTGCAAAAAAAGGGTACTGTCTTTCCTGCAGGCCTGTGCAGCGGAAGGGAGCCGGGTTTCATGACACGACGCTGGGAGATGCCCTGCCGAGCGCTGCGGCAGTGAGGAAGGCCCTTGCGGAGGGCAATCGAGAAAAGGCCCAAAAAGCCCTTCCCTCCTCTACCGTCGGGATATTAAGCCGATGCATCAGAGACGGGAAAGTGGTTCTCTCCGGGGAAATGCTCTGGAGACTGACCCGCTTTCTGATCCTCAGAACGCCCCCGGAAGAGCTGGCCCGGTCGTCCGAGATGACCGAAGGCATGGAAAACAGGATGAAAAAATATGCCGCCCTCAGTACTTCCTGGCCCGGTTTCGTCTCACAGTGCATCACGGCCCGCTATCCGCGGGGCAGAATACAGCGCCAGCTGATCCATTTCCTCCTTGGGATAGGTCACCAGGAAAACAGGAAGCTTCAGCGCTCGGGCCCTCAATATATACGGGTTCTCGGTGCGGACGTGGTCGGTATGGAGATTCTTCGAAAAATGCGTTCCGCGGCGTGCCTCCCCGTGATGGGGAAAGCCCCGGCAGGACTGAAGGGAGAAGGTCTTCTCCTCGCAGGCATTGAACAGACGGCGTGCACTGTGTGGGAAGAGCTGACGTCCGTTTTTTCTCCGGGAGAAGAAAAGAAACGGCATCCCCTCATGGGAGAATGTTTCCCGGAAGGGGAAAACGTTCCCTGA
- the fabD gene encoding ACP S-malonyltransferase, producing MAYSLIFPGQGSQEAGMGKDFYDAFSSAREIFLRADQALGFSLSDIIFNGPEEELRRTAFTQPAILTVSTAILECLKKEAGINPAPLSLAGHSLGEYTALVASGVLSLEDGVRLVHLRGRLMQEAVPEGEGAMAAILGLDQESVSAVCSAAAPGGECQPANFNSPGQVVISGNTAFVHAAMEKAKEAGAKKTVLLNVSAPFHSRQMRPVADQLREAFGSLMWNEPSVAIISNALARPVRSVAEIQQALFDQTFMPVLWHDSVIRMADDGVDTFFEIGPGSVLTGLVKKCRKGVTAQTCSSVQEFEALSTKLKEMV from the coding sequence ATGGCCTATTCGCTCATCTTCCCCGGCCAGGGGTCCCAGGAAGCGGGGATGGGAAAAGATTTCTACGATGCCTTTTCCTCTGCAAGGGAAATTTTCCTTCGAGCCGACCAGGCTCTCGGGTTTTCGCTGTCGGATATCATCTTCAACGGTCCGGAGGAAGAACTCAGAAGGACCGCATTCACCCAGCCGGCAATCCTCACTGTCAGCACAGCCATTCTGGAATGCCTGAAAAAGGAAGCAGGCATTAATCCCGCGCCTCTTTCCCTGGCCGGACACAGTCTCGGGGAATACACGGCTCTTGTGGCCTCGGGAGTCCTTTCTCTCGAAGACGGCGTTCGGCTGGTTCATCTTCGGGGCAGGCTCATGCAGGAAGCGGTGCCTGAAGGTGAAGGCGCCATGGCAGCCATTCTCGGACTCGACCAGGAATCGGTTTCTGCAGTCTGTTCGGCCGCAGCCCCCGGGGGGGAGTGTCAGCCGGCGAACTTCAACTCCCCGGGCCAGGTGGTCATTTCGGGGAACACGGCTTTTGTCCATGCGGCCATGGAGAAGGCAAAAGAAGCGGGGGCGAAAAAAACCGTTCTCCTGAACGTCAGCGCCCCCTTCCACAGCAGGCAGATGCGCCCCGTAGCCGACCAACTCCGGGAAGCCTTTGGCTCCCTGATGTGGAATGAGCCTTCAGTGGCGATCATCTCCAACGCACTTGCACGGCCGGTACGTTCCGTCGCCGAAATACAGCAGGCCCTTTTCGACCAGACCTTCATGCCCGTCCTGTGGCACGACTCGGTCATCAGAATGGCGGACGACGGCGTCGATACATTCTTTGAAATCGGCCCCGGATCAGTGCTCACCGGGCTGGTAAAAAAATGCAGAAAGGGAGTCACCGCCCAAACCTGCAGCTCTGTTCAAGAATTCGAAGCTCTTTCAACCAAACTGAAGGAGATGGTGTAG
- a CDS encoding YceD family protein, with protein sequence MLTEKPASWKFELETPELGNPEAVTSLHAETGTEQLDSILYDGLTFAFEGPMVVDAEARWADSDLAVSMKISAAFSVPCSRCLEPSRIEILNDFLYLYSLRKKASAGDTSADEDFHVVQVSRWQRFFDISDHVWECIVISLPSKVLCSADCKGLCPQCGRPLKNGKCSCSLNELDPRMEKLLGINIEETPE encoded by the coding sequence ATGCTGACAGAAAAGCCGGCGTCATGGAAATTCGAGCTTGAAACTCCGGAACTCGGCAACCCGGAAGCCGTGACCAGTCTTCATGCCGAAACGGGAACAGAGCAGCTCGACAGCATTTTGTACGACGGCCTGACATTTGCCTTTGAGGGACCGATGGTCGTGGATGCAGAGGCCCGTTGGGCCGACAGCGATCTTGCGGTTTCAATGAAGATCTCCGCAGCCTTTTCCGTTCCATGTTCACGATGTCTTGAACCTTCACGTATTGAAATTCTGAACGATTTCCTGTATCTTTATTCATTGCGGAAGAAAGCGTCTGCCGGGGACACTTCCGCGGATGAAGATTTCCATGTCGTACAGGTGTCGAGATGGCAGCGTTTTTTCGATATTTCGGATCATGTATGGGAGTGCATTGTTATATCACTTCCCAGCAAAGTTCTCTGTTCAGCTGACTGCAAGGGGCTATGCCCCCAGTGCGGGCGTCCTCTCAAAAACGGGAAGTGCAGCTGTTCACTGAATGAGCTCGATCCGAGGATGGAAAAGCTTCTCGGCATAAACATTGAAGAGACGCCAGAATAA
- the fapR gene encoding transcription factor FapR — protein MEGTSIKSQKKKNRQDRLLKLIEHNPLATDEELAAFLTASVSTIRLDRAVLGVPELRERMRSMAQKATSRLRSLKQSEVVGDLLELEPNKWALSVLETRREMAFRETDMVWDHYIYAQASSIAIAVVEADLVIVDSMRGEYKGHARVGDSLVARAKVGVHKDEKYIVSVRTKVGEKEIFVGRFIAAVVSHSGPA, from the coding sequence ATGGAGGGGACATCCATTAAGTCTCAAAAAAAGAAAAACAGACAGGACAGGCTATTGAAGCTTATCGAACACAATCCTCTGGCCACCGATGAAGAACTCGCGGCTTTCCTTACAGCAAGCGTGAGCACCATCAGGCTGGACAGAGCTGTTCTGGGTGTCCCGGAGCTGAGGGAAAGGATGCGCTCCATGGCCCAGAAGGCCACCAGCAGGCTCCGCTCTCTGAAACAAAGCGAAGTGGTGGGAGACCTTCTTGAACTTGAGCCGAACAAGTGGGCCCTTTCGGTGCTGGAAACCCGCAGAGAAATGGCTTTCCGGGAAACGGACATGGTGTGGGATCATTACATCTACGCCCAGGCAAGCTCGATTGCCATCGCCGTCGTGGAAGCCGATCTTGTCATAGTGGATTCCATGCGGGGAGAATACAAGGGACACGCGAGGGTGGGAGATTCCCTGGTCGCCAGGGCCAAGGTCGGTGTCCATAAGGACGAAAAGTATATTGTCAGCGTGAGGACGAAAGTGGGCGAAAAGGAAATTTTCGTCGGGAGATTCATTGCTGCAGTAGTATCACACAGCGGACCAGCGTAG
- a CDS encoding acetate/propionate family kinase, with protein MKILVVNCGSSSLKYQLFDMTDESVLAKGLVERIGIEGARIKHTKTGMDAVIRNTEISNHKVAFKVVVEALLDDSHGALKSLDELSAVGHRVVHAGEKYAGSVMITQDVIDALEECVPLAPLHNPANLMGIYAVTEALPNIPQVGVFDTAFHQTMPGYAYMYGVPYHYYEKYKVRRYGFHGTSHFYVSRRAAEILGKPVESLNIVTCHMGNGSSIAAVKGGKSVDTSMGFSPLPGVIMGTRSGDVDPLLVSFLSDQEGIDNKAMSHVLNKESGLLGISGVSSDLRDIEEAADAGNQRARLAEDMLYYGVRKYIGSYAAAMGGMDVLVFTAGIGENSGRAREGICTGLEFMGVKLDLEKNNVRGKERIISTDDSRVKVLVVPTDEELVIARDTKKIAMDRN; from the coding sequence ATGAAAATTCTGGTGGTCAACTGCGGTAGTTCATCCCTCAAGTATCAGCTTTTTGACATGACCGACGAATCGGTCCTCGCCAAGGGACTTGTGGAGAGAATAGGCATAGAGGGAGCCCGGATCAAGCACACGAAGACCGGTATGGATGCCGTTATCAGGAACACGGAGATTTCCAACCACAAGGTGGCCTTCAAGGTTGTAGTCGAGGCCTTGCTCGACGATAGCCACGGAGCGCTGAAGAGCCTCGACGAACTTTCCGCCGTGGGACACCGGGTAGTCCATGCAGGGGAAAAGTATGCCGGCTCAGTCATGATCACCCAGGATGTCATCGACGCCCTTGAAGAGTGCGTCCCCCTCGCCCCCCTCCATAACCCCGCAAACCTCATGGGCATTTATGCCGTTACAGAAGCCCTTCCCAACATACCCCAGGTGGGCGTTTTCGACACCGCCTTCCATCAGACCATGCCGGGATATGCCTACATGTACGGTGTTCCCTACCACTATTACGAGAAGTACAAGGTCCGCCGCTACGGTTTCCACGGCACAAGCCACTTCTACGTGTCCAGGAGGGCTGCGGAAATCCTCGGGAAACCCGTGGAATCCCTCAACATCGTCACATGCCACATGGGCAACGGCAGTTCCATCGCCGCCGTCAAGGGCGGAAAATCCGTGGATACCAGCATGGGATTCAGCCCTCTTCCCGGCGTGATCATGGGAACGAGATCCGGGGACGTTGACCCGCTGCTTGTTTCCTTCCTCTCTGACCAGGAAGGAATTGACAACAAAGCCATGAGCCATGTTCTCAACAAAGAAAGCGGACTTCTGGGAATTTCCGGCGTGAGCAGTGACCTCAGAGATATCGAAGAAGCAGCGGATGCTGGAAACCAGAGAGCCAGGCTTGCGGAAGACATGCTGTATTACGGAGTCAGGAAGTACATCGGATCCTATGCCGCCGCCATGGGCGGAATGGACGTGCTGGTTTTCACCGCCGGCATCGGCGAAAACAGCGGCAGGGCCAGGGAAGGCATCTGCACCGGCCTTGAGTTCATGGGGGTCAAGCTTGACCTTGAGAAAAACAATGTCCGCGGCAAGGAGCGCATTATCAGCACCGACGACAGCCGGGTAAAGGTCCTCGTCGTTCCCACCGATGAAGAACTCGTCATCGCCAGGGATACGAAGAAGATCGCCATGGACAGGAACTAA
- the fabG gene encoding 3-oxoacyl-[acyl-carrier-protein] reductase: MTDARTALVTGAGKGIGRAVALRLAGMGFLVAVNYNRSEEQAKEVCRMISDSGGTAFPFRGDVSSGSDVKKLFSEVEKKLSPVSVLVNNAGITKDGLLMRMPAEDWDSVLTANLSSVYHCTREAIRGMVRAKWGRIINISSVVALIGNPGQANYCASKAGIIGFTKAVAREYAGKGITVNALAPGFISTEMTDALPDAARTALLQQVPAGRSGTPEDVAAAAAFLASGDASYITGQVIAVDGGMTMC, from the coding sequence ATGACGGATGCCAGGACCGCACTTGTTACCGGTGCAGGCAAGGGGATAGGCAGAGCGGTTGCCCTCCGTCTTGCGGGGATGGGATTTCTTGTCGCGGTAAACTACAATCGAAGCGAAGAGCAGGCGAAGGAAGTCTGCCGGATGATCAGCGATTCCGGGGGAACAGCATTTCCCTTTAGGGGAGATGTTTCTTCCGGGAGTGACGTGAAAAAACTGTTTTCCGAAGTGGAGAAGAAACTAAGCCCTGTGTCCGTGCTGGTCAACAACGCGGGAATAACTAAAGACGGGCTTCTTATGAGAATGCCCGCCGAGGATTGGGATTCCGTGCTGACAGCCAATCTGTCCTCGGTGTATCATTGCACCAGGGAAGCTATTCGAGGAATGGTACGGGCGAAGTGGGGCAGGATCATCAATATCTCGTCGGTGGTCGCCCTGATAGGAAATCCCGGACAGGCCAACTATTGCGCTTCCAAGGCCGGCATCATCGGCTTTACCAAGGCCGTGGCGAGAGAATACGCCGGCAAGGGCATTACAGTGAATGCACTCGCTCCGGGGTTTATCTCCACGGAAATGACGGATGCCCTTCCTGACGCCGCAAGAACCGCACTTTTACAGCAGGTTCCTGCCGGCCGTTCGGGAACCCCGGAAGATGTGGCGGCGGCAGCGGCTTTTCTCGCCTCCGGGGATGCGTCATATATAACCGGGCAGGTAATCGCCGTTGACGGCGGTATGACCATGTGCTGA